A stretch of DNA from Pseudonocardia hierapolitana:
CATGCGGTCCTCCAGCGAGTGGTAGGCGAGCACGACGATCCGGCCCCCGACGGCGAGCGCGTCGATCGCGGCCGGCAGCGCGGCCCGCAGCGCGTCCAGCTCGCCGTTGACCTCGATGCGCAGCGCCTGGAACGTGCGCTTCGCCGGATGGCCCCCCGTGCGCCGGGACGCCGCGGGTACCGCCTCGTAGAGCAGCTCGACGAGCTCGCCGCTGCGCCGCAGCGGCGCCTTCGCCCGCCTCCGCGCGACGGCGGCGGCGATCCGGCTCGCGAAGCGCTCCTCGCCGTACTCGCGCAGCACCCTGGCCAGTTCCGGCACCGGGTAGGAGTTGAGGACATCGGCCGCGGTGGGGCCCGTCGTGGGGTCCATCCGCATGTCGAGGTCGGCGTCGCGGGAGTAGGAGAAGCCACGCTCGTCGGCATCGAGCTGCAGTGACGAGACGCCGAGGTCGAACAGCACGCCGTCGGCCCGGGGAAGCCCCAGTTCCCCGAGCACGTCGGCGATGCGGTCGTACACGGCGTGCACGAGGTGGATCCGGTCGGCGTGGGCGGCGAGCCTGCGCCGGGCCATCGCGAGCGCCTCCGGGTCGCGATCGAGCCCCACCAGCGTGAGCCGGGGGTGATCGGCGAGCAGCGCCGCGGCGTGCCCACCGAGACCGAGGGTGGCGTCGACGAGGACCGCGGGCCGGTCGGCGAGCGCGGGCCGCAGGAGTTCGGCGACCCGGGGCAGGGCCACGGGGACGTGCCTGGCCCCAGCTGGCCCGTCCTCGTGGTCGTGCTGCCCCACCGCACACCTCCCTGCCCCGTGTCGCCGCCCCCGCGTTGCCCCCGCGCCGGCCGCCTGCGATCCTGCGGCGATGCCTCCACCCGGCAGACCTGGCACCGGGGAAGGTGCGCCAGGGCTACCGGGCGGAGGCACCGCCGGTGACACCGGCGTTCGCCCTCGTGCTCAGATCAGTCCGGGAAGCACCTCCTCCTGCGCCTTGGCGTAGGTGTCCTCGTGCTGTTCCTGGTACCGCTGCCAGGCCTCGGCGTCCCAGATCTCGGCGCGGGTGAACGCGCCGATGACCACACAGTCCTTCGTCAGCCCCGCGTAGCGGCGCAGCTCGGGAGTGATGGCGATGCGGCCCTGGCCGTCGGGGTTCTGCTCGTCGGTGCCGGAGAAGAGGTTGCGCTGGAAGACGCGGGCGGACTCGCTCGTCAGCGGAGCCGACGCCACCTTCTGCGCGAGCTCGGTGAAGGCGTCGCGCGTGAACACGTACAGGCAGTGGTCCTGCCCCTTCGTGATCATCAGCCCGCCTCGCAGCTCGTCGCGGAATTTCGCGGGCAACGTGAGCCGCCCCTTGTCGTCCAGCTTCGGGGTGTAGGTGCCGAGGAACACCGGCCCCACCTCCACCTGCGGCCCCGTTGTGCCCCAGCGATCACCACATTACCCCACTTCGCCCCACCGTCAACTCGGACAACCGCTCGGCGATTGGGAAAGAGCACGGAAAATCCCTGGTCAGAGGCAGTGGGGCGGAGTGGGGGACCACCCGCTCGCGCGACGGCTGACAGACACGGACGGTGAGCATCGGGCCGCTCGAGGGACCGGATCCACCCTGCTACTGCCCGCATTGCGCCACCCGTACGGCGCATGGAGAGCCCCTGGGCGGACGTGGTGGGGCAGAGTGGGGACGCTCCGCCGCACCCCATCCGAGGGAGGTACGAGCAGCTGTTTGACAGACTGGACGCGCGTCCCGCCCCCACGGGACGCGCATACGACCACGGAGGAGGTCTCGTGGCCGAGCTTGCGAGGTCACCGGAGGAGCAGTCGTGACCGCCACGAGCAGCCGCCCCGGGCTGGACGGCGACACCGGTGCCGGGCTCGGTGACGTCGCGGAACTGTGCGGCCGCATCGCGGGCAACGTGCAGCGGGTCATCGTCGGCAAGCCCGACGTGGTGCGCATCGCGCTGGTCACGCTGCTCGCCGAGGGCCACCTGCTCGTGGAGGACGTGCCCGGCGTCGGCAAGACATCACTGGCCAAGGCGCTCGCCCGCTCCATCGACTGCTCGGTCAGCCGCGTGCAGTTCACCCCGGACCTGCTGCCGGGCGACATCACCGGACTATCGGTCTTCAACCGGCAGACCACGGAGTTCGAGTTCCGCCCGGGCCCCGTCTTCGCCAACATCGTGATCGCCGACGAGATCAACCGCGCCTCACCCAAGACGCAGTCGGCACTGCTGGAGTGCATGGCCGAGCACCAGGTCACCGTCGACGGCGCCACCTACGCGCTCGCCAGCCCCTTCATGGTCGTCGCCACGCAGAACCCGGTGGAGATGGACGGCACCTACCCGCTGCCCGAGGCCCAGCGCGACCGATTCACCGCCCGCGTCAGCGTCGGCTACCCCGACCTCGCGGCCGAGCTCGCCATGGTCGACGAGCACAGCGCGGCCGATCCGCTCGACATGCTGCGGCCGGTCACCGACGCACGTCGCGTGCGCATGGTGGTCGAGGCCGTCCGCCGGGTGCGGGTCGGGCCCGAGGTGCGCCAGTACTGCGTGGAGCTGGTCGGCACCACCCGCCGCATCCCGGACGTGCGGCTCGGGGCGTCCCCCCGGGCCACCCTGCAGCTCGTGCGGGCGGCCCGCGCGCAGGCCGCACTCGCCGGACGCGGCTTCGTCGTGCCCGACGACGTGCAGGCCGTTGCGGTGCCGGTGATCGCCCACCGCCTGCTGCTCACGCCCGACGCGCTGGCCTCCCGCCGCTCCGCCGTCGACATCGTCCGCAGCCTGCTCGGCCGCCACCCGGTACCGGCGCCCCCGCGGGGCGGGTGAGGCGTGGGCCCCGGCGGCCGCTTCTCCGGCCTCACCACTCGCGGGCGCTGCCTGCTCGCGGGCGGCGGCGCCACCTCCGTGTGCGCCGTCATCCTGGACGAGCGCGACCTGCTGCGCGTCGGCGTGTTCGTGGCGCTGCTGCCGCTGCTCGCGCTGCTGCTCGCGTCCCGCACCCGCCGCACCGTCCGGGTCGAGCGCGTCCTCGAACCGCCGCGGGTGCCGGTCGGCTCGCCGGTCGACGTCGAGTTGCAGCTCGAAGGCGGTCCGTTGCTCGGGGCGCTGCGGCTGAGCGACGCGGCGCCCGACGCCGCGGGCGCGCAGGCCGACGCCCCGCCGCGGTTCACTGTGCACCGCCTCTCCAGCCGCGGCACCGCCACCCTGACCTATCCGCTGCAGCCGGTGCTGCGCGGCGTGCACCGGGTCGGCCCGCTCACCGGCACCGCCACCGACCCGCTCGGCCTCGCCGAGTTCGACCAGGAGCTCGCGGGCCCGCAGCGGCTGGTCGTACTCCCCCGCGTCGTCGCACTGCGCGGCGTGCCGCCCGCGCTGGGTGCGGGTGAGGGCACGGCCGGCGCCGCGCTCAACCACCAGGGCCAGGGCGCCACCGACGTACTGATCCGCGCCTACCGGCAGGGCGACGAGCTGCGCCGGGTGCATTGGCGCAGCAGCGCCCGGCACGGCGAGCTGATGGTGCGGCTCGAGGAACGGCCGTGGCGCGGCGGGATGACCCTCCTGCTGGACCGGCGCGACGCCGCCCACCGCGGCCGGGGCGCCGACTCGAGCCTGGAGTTCGCCGTCAGCCTGGCGGCCAGCGTGTGCATGCACCTGTTCGCCCGCGGTGAGCCCGTCACCCTCGTCACCGAGGACGGCGTCGAGCTCACCCCGCAGGGTTCGGCGTCCGGCCGTGAACAGCTCCTCGACGCGCTCGCCGGCCTCAGGCCGTCCGCCCGCAGCGACCTCACCGGGCCGGAGCTCACCGCGGGCACCGAGGTGCTCGCCGTGCTGGGCGCGATCGGCCCCGGCCAGGTCGAGGCGCTGTGCTCCCGTCACCCCGCCGGGGGCCACGTGGTGCTCTGCGACACCGCCACCTGGGATCCGGCAGGTGGTCGCAGCATCGCGGCCGAGAGCGCCTCCGCACTGCGGCGCGCGGGCTGGCGCGTCGCGGTGGCCACCGCGAACACGACCCCCGCGCAGGTCTGGGACCAGCTGGTCGCGGGCGCCGCGCCCGCGTTCACGGGGCAGCGATGACGCGGTCGGCCACCCCACCGCCGCCCCGGGACCCGGGGCCGCCGCCGCGCGCCCGCGCCACGGCCACGCAGGTGCCCCGCCAACGCCCGCCCGTCCCGGAGGCGGCGGCTCCCGCGAGATCCACTCCGGAACCCGCAGCACCTCCCGCGCCGACACCGGCGCCACCTGCCGCCCCCGCCCGGCGCGTGCCGTGGGTCGCCACGCTCGCCGCCGGGGCGGCGGTGCTGCTCGCCGGCGGTCCGGTCACCGCCGTCATCCAGGGTTGGTCCTGGGTCGGCTACGCCCTCGTGGCCGTCGCGGTCGTGGTCGGCGCGGGTCTGCTCCTGGCCCGCTTCGGCCCGGTCGTCACCGCGATCGGCCAGTGCGTGGCCGTGCTCGTCGTCCTCACGATCTTCTTCGCCGACGGCGCGCTGCTCGGGTTCCTACCGGGCCCCGCGGCGTTCGGCCACTTCGGCGCGCTCGTCGCCGGTGCAGGCCAGCAGATCGACACCAGCACGGCGCCGGTCGCGGCCACCCCGGAGATCCTCTTCCTCACAACGGCGGCGTTCGGGCTGCTCACCGTCGGCGTGTATGCCGCGGCGGTGATCGCGCGTGCCCCCGCGGCGGCAGGGGTGCCGCTGCTCGCCGTCTTCGCGGTGCCGGCAGCGCTGGCCGACCAGCTCCTGCCGTGGTGGGCGATGGCAGGCGCCGCAGCCGGGTTCGGGTTGCTGCTGGTGGCAGCGGGCGGGCTGCACAGCCAGCTCACCGCCGGCACCGCGCTCGTGGCGGGAGCCGTCGTCGTGGCGCTCGGCGTCGGCGTCATCACGCCGTTCATCGGCACGGCAGGCCGGTTCGCGGGCGGCGGTGGTGGCGGCGCCGCGGGCTCGATCGGCCTCACACCGTTCACGGCGCTGCGCGGACAGCTCGAACAGAGCACTCCCGCCGAGCTGTTCGAGGTGCGTGGCCTCGCGCGCCCCACGTACCTGCGCGCGCTCACGCTGCGCCAGTACGTCGCGGACCGGGGGTGGGAGGCCACCCGGCCCGCGCCCGGCATCCCGCTCCCGGGGCCGGTGCAGCAGCAGCCGGACGTACCGGGCGATTTCGTCGACGTCGACATCTCCAACATCGCCTTCCGCGACTACTGGCTCCCGCTCTACGGCGAGCCCATCGACGTGGCCGACCTGCCCGACACCCAGTGGCTGTACGACGCCGCCAGCGGCACCGGTTACACCGGTCGTCCGCGCCAGGAGGACGGCTGGCGGCAGCGCGCGATCCTCCCTACCCCGTCGATGCAGCAGCTGCGCGCCGCACAGGGCATCGCTGGCGTCGGCCTCGAGTACCTCGACACCACCGGAGTCGATCCGCGCGTCGCCCAGATCGCGCAGGAGGTCATCGGCAACGCAGGCCCGGGTTTCGACCGCGTGTTCGCCATCCAGAACTGGTTCGCAGGTCCCGGAACGCAGTTCACCTACAGCCTCCAGACCGCACCCGGCTCCGGTGACGACGCGCTGGTCGAGTTCCTGACCGTCGGCAAGACCGGCTACTGCGAGCAGTTCGCCTCGGCGATGGCCGTGATGCTGCGGACGGTCGGCGTGCCTGCCCGTGTGGCCATCGGGTTCACCGCCGGCACCGACCAGGGCGACCGCCGCACGATCACCACAGCAGACGCGCACGCGTGGGTCGAGGCGTGGTTCCCCGGCGTCGGCTGGACGGGCTTCGACCCCACCCCGCTCACCGACGGCCGCCGGATCGACCCGCCCTACGTGGAGGAGGCCGAGGCCGAGCAGGAGAGCCAGCAGAGCGCCCCGGTCGAGGACGTGCCCGCTCCCGAACCGCAGTCCGGTGACGAGGAGGCCGCCGAGCCCACCACGCCCGAGTCGACGCAGCCGGAGGCGGCGCCGTCCGTCGGGTCGCCGGGCATTGGCATCCCGGTGTGGCCGTTCCT
This window harbors:
- the rsmH gene encoding 16S rRNA (cytosine(1402)-N(4))-methyltransferase RsmH — translated: MGQHDHEDGPAGARHVPVALPRVAELLRPALADRPAVLVDATLGLGGHAAALLADHPRLTLVGLDRDPEALAMARRRLAAHADRIHLVHAVYDRIADVLGELGLPRADGVLFDLGVSSLQLDADERGFSYSRDADLDMRMDPTTGPTAADVLNSYPVPELARVLREYGEERFASRIAAAVARRRAKAPLRRSGELVELLYEAVPAASRRTGGHPAKRTFQALRIEVNGELDALRAALPAAIDALAVGGRIVVLAYHSLEDRMVKRELAARASSRSPVDLPVELPGHGPELRLLTRGAEQASADEISENPRAAPVRLRAAERIREAA
- the mraZ gene encoding division/cell wall cluster transcriptional repressor MraZ; the protein is MFLGTYTPKLDDKGRLTLPAKFRDELRGGLMITKGQDHCLYVFTRDAFTELAQKVASAPLTSESARVFQRNLFSGTDEQNPDGQGRIAITPELRRYAGLTKDCVVIGAFTRAEIWDAEAWQRYQEQHEDTYAKAQEEVLPGLI
- a CDS encoding AAA family ATPase, translating into MDGDTGAGLGDVAELCGRIAGNVQRVIVGKPDVVRIALVTLLAEGHLLVEDVPGVGKTSLAKALARSIDCSVSRVQFTPDLLPGDITGLSVFNRQTTEFEFRPGPVFANIVIADEINRASPKTQSALLECMAEHQVTVDGATYALASPFMVVATQNPVEMDGTYPLPEAQRDRFTARVSVGYPDLAAELAMVDEHSAADPLDMLRPVTDARRVRMVVEAVRRVRVGPEVRQYCVELVGTTRRIPDVRLGASPRATLQLVRAARAQAALAGRGFVVPDDVQAVAVPVIAHRLLLTPDALASRRSAVDIVRSLLGRHPVPAPPRGG
- a CDS encoding DUF58 domain-containing protein, giving the protein MGPGGRFSGLTTRGRCLLAGGGATSVCAVILDERDLLRVGVFVALLPLLALLLASRTRRTVRVERVLEPPRVPVGSPVDVELQLEGGPLLGALRLSDAAPDAAGAQADAPPRFTVHRLSSRGTATLTYPLQPVLRGVHRVGPLTGTATDPLGLAEFDQELAGPQRLVVLPRVVALRGVPPALGAGEGTAGAALNHQGQGATDVLIRAYRQGDELRRVHWRSSARHGELMVRLEERPWRGGMTLLLDRRDAAHRGRGADSSLEFAVSLAASVCMHLFARGEPVTLVTEDGVELTPQGSASGREQLLDALAGLRPSARSDLTGPELTAGTEVLAVLGAIGPGQVEALCSRHPAGGHVVLCDTATWDPAGGRSIAAESASALRRAGWRVAVATANTTPAQVWDQLVAGAAPAFTGQR
- a CDS encoding transglutaminase TgpA family protein codes for the protein MTRSATPPPPRDPGPPPRARATATQVPRQRPPVPEAAAPARSTPEPAAPPAPTPAPPAAPARRVPWVATLAAGAAVLLAGGPVTAVIQGWSWVGYALVAVAVVVGAGLLLARFGPVVTAIGQCVAVLVVLTIFFADGALLGFLPGPAAFGHFGALVAGAGQQIDTSTAPVAATPEILFLTTAAFGLLTVGVYAAAVIARAPAAAGVPLLAVFAVPAALADQLLPWWAMAGAAAGFGLLLVAAGGLHSQLTAGTALVAGAVVVALGVGVITPFIGTAGRFAGGGGGGAAGSIGLTPFTALRGQLEQSTPAELFEVRGLARPTYLRALTLRQYVADRGWEATRPAPGIPLPGPVQQQPDVPGDFVDVDISNIAFRDYWLPLYGEPIDVADLPDTQWLYDAASGTGYTGRPRQEDGWRQRAILPTPSMQQLRAAQGIAGVGLEYLDTTGVDPRVAQIAQEVIGNAGPGFDRVFAIQNWFAGPGTQFTYSLQTAPGSGDDALVEFLTVGKTGYCEQFASAMAVMLRTVGVPARVAIGFTAGTDQGDRRTITTADAHAWVEAWFPGVGWTGFDPTPLTDGRRIDPPYVEEAEAEQESQQSAPVEDVPAPEPQSGDEEAAEPTTPESTQPEAAPSVGSPGIGIPVWPFLAALAAVAVTLVPATLRVRDRRRRLAAVARGGPEAAGAGWEELMAESADRGAECPPSDTVRAAARRLVREHHLESDAQQALRQVIGAVEASWYGGTHPRPGELDEPVRAVAAGIAAGSGLSLRGRLLPRSVVQRVRDRRSAARAGSNRSEAVTSR